The DNA segment CCGGGGACCCCAGGCCGCCCGGAGCCTCGGCGTCGACCGCGCTGCCGGGTCGTACGTCCAGTTGCTCGACGACGACGACCGACTCCGTCCAGGGAAGTTCGCGGCCCAGGTGCCGCGACTCGAAGCCGAGGACGACGTCGGGGTCGTCTACTGCGCGCTCGCCGACGAGGAGTGGGGCGAGATTCGCCCCGACGACCCGATTCGGGGCGACGCGCTCGAACGCGCGCTCCGAATCGACACCTTCCCGGCGATTCCCTCCTCAATGCTGATAGACGCCGGCGTGCTGGCCGACCTGCTCCCGCTGGGCAACCGCCACGGCGCCGACGACTCGGGCACGAAGATAGAACTCGCGCGCCGGACCGAGTTCGACTACGTCGACGAGGTACTGGTCGAGCGGGGCAAGCCCGACGACCCGCTCTCCTCGTCGTGGGCCCACGTCGAGGGCCGCAAGCGCCTCGTCGAGAAGTACGCCGACCTCTACGAGCGGTTCCCCCCGGATGTCAGGGCCACCGCGGTCCGCCAGACCTACTACCGCCAGGGCCGCAAGCACCTCGAAGAGAAGCCGTGGTCGGCGGCCGCGGTGGCGTCGCTCGCGCTCGCGGCCTACCACACCCCCGAGGACCGCCCGGAGTACGTCCGGGACGCGGCGGCGGCGGTGTTCGGCCGGCCCGGGATGGCGGTGGCCGACGCGCTCGGATAGGTCAGTCCTCGCCGGTCGCCAGCGACTGGAGCGTCCCCGAGAGTCGATTCAGCGGTCCCTCCAGGTCGTCGACGTCGTGGCGGTCCGCGAGGTAGTCGGGGTCGTCGTAGGTGACGTACGTCGAACCGTCGTCCTCCCAGACCAGTAGTTTGTGCGGGAGGTCGACGCCGACGGTCGGGCTGGCCTGCATCAGTCGCGCGGCGAGGGCCGAATCGCCGAAGACGAGCAGGGTCGCCGGTCGGACGTCCTCGCCGACTCGCTCGGCGTTCCGCGCGTGGTCGACCGTCTCGACGAGCGTCAAGTTCTCGCGGTTCCGGACGTCCGCGATAATGCGCTCGACGGTCCGGTCGAAACTCCGGTCGTTAGCCACGGTGACGAGTCCGTCGTCATCGTCGTCATCGTCATCGCCGTCGTCCGGGTCGTCGTCATCGCCGGTCGAATCGTCTCCGTTCTGGTCGTCGTCTCCCGGACCGTCGTCGTTTCCGCCGTCGTCTTGGCCGCTCGAATCGCCCCCTCCGTCGTCCTGTGCGGCCGAGGTACCTGCGAGGGTGAGGCCGGTGCCCGCGAGCGCCGCACGGAGGATTCTGCGTCTGTCGGGTTCTCGCATCGCTCGGGCCGAGCGACGACGGACGGGTCGTTAGTTATGAATCCGATTCGGGAACGAAACGTGGGTTACGGTCCGACGCACCGTCTCCGGCGGGTTCAACGCCCCGTTTCGGCCCGGCTCATTCCTCCCATGGCTCGCCGCCCTGCTGGTCGCCGAACAGTTCGCGCATCAGCGTGACGATGCTCTCGGGCGGGAACTGCCCGCGTTCGGTCACGATGGCGTCGACGTACCTGGGCGGGGTCACGTCGAAGGCGGGGTTCTCGACGGCCAGACCCTCCGCGCCGACCTCGCCGTTGATCTCGGCCTCCTCCTCGTCGGTGAGCACCTCGCGCTCGTCGCGCATCTCTATCTCGACCGTGTGACCGGTCATGGTGTCGGGGTGGAGCTTCAGCGTCTGGGCCGCGACCATGATGGGAACCCCGCGCTCGCGGGCGTTGACCGCGAGGCCGGAGGTGCCGATCTTGTTGACGACCGAGCCGTCGGCCGCGATGGAGTCGGCGCCCACCAGCACGTGGTCGACCTCGTCGAGGTAGCGCCGGGCGGCGTTGTCGACGATGAGCGTCACGGGGACGCCCATCTCGCGGAGCCAGCGGGCGGTGATGTGGCCCTGCTTGCGCGGGCGGGTCTCCTTGACCACCGCGCGGATGTCCTTGCCCTGGTCGAGGGCGTGCTCGACGCACGAGAGCGCGTCGGTCGAGTGGCAGTGGGTCATCACGGTGTCGCCGTCCCGGAGGCGATTCGCGCCGATGCGCCCGAGGTTGTCCTGAGCCTGGTCGAGTTCGGTTCGGAACTCCGCGGCGCTGTCGAGGACGCTCTCCCGGAGGTTCTCGACCGTCTGGCCCTCCATCCCTCGGAGGACGTACCGCAGGGAGTTCGGGAGGCTGACCGCGGTCGGCCGGGTTTCGACGAGTCTGCGGGCGGCCGCCCGCATCTCCGCGCGGAACGTCTCGGGGTCGGCGGCGTCGCTATCCTCGGCCTGGGCCGTGAGCGCCTCGGCCGCCGCGTCGGCGATGGTCGCCGCGCCGCGAATCTCCATGTCGGCGATGTCCTCGGCGACCTCCGCGACGGTCGGGTGGACTTCGGGTTCGGAGGTTGTCATGGGAACTCGTACGGGCCAGGAGTGGAAAAGTGAACGGGTGAAGTAGGCTCGTGGAACGAGTTAAGATTGGGGCCGTCTCGTGAATCTTCACGGCCGGCGTGGCGCGTGCTGGCGTGAGTTCATCTCACGCCAACCTCGCGCGAGGGATGACCGAACGAGCGCCGGCAGGCGCGAGTGAGGGAATCGGTTGGGGAGGCGTGTGGCGTGCAGTCGCGGTGGCGGTGCGGTACTCATGTGAGTCGTGTAAGTGGCGGTCTGCGTTGCGGTTACGGTGCAGTCGAGAATGCGTTGCTGTCGAAGAAACGGTGTGCCCTTCGTCCAACCCCGTCGAGCCGACTCCGCTCGGAACGTCTCCCATCGAGTCGAACGTCCCCATTTTTACCCCCGCGAGCGAAACCACGGGAACATGGACGAAGCCGACCTCGCGGCCAAGATAGACCACACGGTGCTCGGTCCCGAGACGACCCTCGACGACGTGAAGCGAATCCTCGACGAAGCCCAGGAGTACGGCATGAACGCCTGCATCCCGCCGTGCTACGTCGCCGAGGCCGCCGAGTACACTCCCGACGTCACGCTCGCCACCGTCATCGGGTTCCCCCACGGCCAGAACGCCACCGCCGCGAAGCGCGAGGAGGCGGCCATCGCCGACGCCGACGGCGCAGACGAACTCGATATGGTCATCAACGTCGGCCGTCTGAAGGCCGGCGAGCGCGAGGCGGTCCGCGAGGACATCGAAGAAGTCGTCGCCGCGGTGCCGATTCCCGTCAAGGTCATCATCGAAACCGCGCTGCTCTCCGACGACGAGAAGCGCGCGGCCTGCGAGGCCGCGAAGGAGGCCGACGCCGCGTTCGTCAAGACCTCTACCGGATTCGCCGACGGCGGCGCGACGGTCGCGGATGTCGAACTGATGAGCGAGTACCTCCCGGTGAAGGCCAGCGGCGGCGTCGGGAACTACGAGCAGGCGAAGGCGATGCTCGACGCCGGCGCCGAGCGCATCGGCGCGAGTTCGGGCGTCGAAATCGTCGAGGACTTCCGCGAGAACTACTGACCGCGCGGCCCGTCGGGACGAAACCCGACGACCCGTCCGGACACCGCAACTCGTCCGGGCACCGCAACCCGTCCCAACACTATCTTCTCGACCCGAGATAGCCCCGCGTCCGGAAGTACGAAGCGGCAGAAAGGGTTCGTTACGCATCGTCGCGGCGGACGCGGCGCGTCGACGCGCCGCGTCCGCCGTGTCTACCGTACGACCGAAGTCGCTACGCGGTTCAGTCGTCGCCGGTCGTCTCGGACTGCGACTGGGAGGTCGGCGCGCCCTGGCGCGCCCGGCCCGCCCACTCGCCGATGTGGTTGGCGACGTAGTCGTGGCCGCCCCACCCGAACGCGATGCCGATGGCGAGCGCGAGTCCCGCCGCGAGGCCCCACGCCAGCGCCCGCGCGAACAGGTAGAGTATCTGGACGTCGATACCCATCGTGTCGAGGCCGATGACGACCGCGGTGAAGTACAGGAACATCCGGACGCCGGTCGCGAAGTACTGGGTGTAGGCGGTCTGGGCCGCCGCGCGGGTCCGGTTAATTGCGTCGCCGATGAAGTCTGCGACGATGAACCCGCCGATGATGACCAGCAGGCCGGCGATGAACGCCGGGAGGTACGACACCGCGGTCGCGATCCATTGCGAGAGAATCGGGATGGCGAGCGTGTTCGCCGCCGCCAGGATGGCGAGCGCGTAGATGAACCACGCCGTCACCTTCCCGAGGAAGTTCGACAGCGCGTCGCGCGACCCGCCCATCATCCGACCGAGCGGGGTATCGCGTGCGTAGCCGTCGAGTCCGATCCTGTCCGCGACGCCGGCGACGACCTTCCCGAGCGCCGCGCCGACGATCCAGCCGATTATCAGGATGACTATCGCGCCGAGGAGTCGCGGGAGCGCCGCCACGATATCCGAGAGCGCGTTGCCGAGCCATCCCGGTAGGTTTCCTAACGGTCCGCCGTCCGCCTGAAGTACGATTTGTGGTACGTTCATGGGTTCTCGATAGTGCCGTTTCGGCATCGGAGACAGAGCACGGGGGTAGTTTGTTATTTGGTGCTGACCGTTCGGAGCGAGATTCGCCGGGAGCGGCGTTCGAGACGGCGTTCGGGAGTTCGCGTTCGGATACACGTCTTCAACCTGACAGTCGCGCGACCGCCGGTCGACTCCGACTCGGGGGAACGTGAAACTATCGAGTATCGTACGTTTCTCCGGCGCAGAGCGTCGAGCCGAGCGTTCGCGTCCGAGAACCGCAAGGAGCGTCTCCGATTCGCCCGCGCAACCGGTTTCAGTTATCAAGTCACGCTCCTGCCACGACCGCCGCCGGCGACCGGCGGCCGCCGGCGGCGGGACGAGTCCCCGCGAACGTGTCCGAGCACCGGAGAGTGAAACGCTCACTTTCCTCGCCAACGGTTCGCACGTCGCTCCGGCCCGGACCGTCGCGTTTTTGGCCGCGTAGCCGAAACGCTCCACAGCGAATGGCCCGCTATCACATCGAAACCTACGGTTGCACGTCCAACCGGGGCGAGAGCCGCGAGATAGAGCGGCGGCTCCGCGACGCCGGCCACCACCGGGTGGACGGCCCCGACGCGGCCGACGTGGCGATTCTCAACACCTGCACGGTGGTCGAGAAGACCGAGCGCAACATGCTCACCCGGGCCAAAGAACTCGAAGACGAAACCGCCGACCTCATCGTGACGGGCTGTATGGCGCTGGCCCAGGGCGAGGAGTTCCAGAGCGCCGGCGTCGACGCCGACGTGCTCCACTGGGACGAGGTTCCGACGGCGGTCACCAACGGGGAGTGTCCGACCACGACGCCCGACGCCGAACCCGTCCTCGACGGCGTCATCGGCATCCTCCCCATCGCGCGCGGGTGCATGTCCGACTGTTCGTACTGCATCACCAAGCGCGCGACCGGCAAGATAGACTCCCCACCGGTCGAAGAGAACGTCAGGAAGGCGCGGGCGCTCGTCCACGCCGGCGCGAAGGAGATTCGGATCACCGGCCAGGACACGGGCGTCTACGGCTGGGACAAGGGCGAGCGAAAGCTCCACGAACTCCTCTCGCGCATCTGCGACATCGAGGGCGACTTCCGGGTTCGCGTGGGGATGGCCAACCCGAAGGGCGTCCACGGCATCCGCGAGGAACTCGCCGAGGTGTTCGCCGAGAACGAGAAGCTCTATAACTTCATCCACGCGCCGGTCCAGTCCGGTTCGAACGACGTGCTCGGAGATATGCGTCGCCAGCACCAGGTCGACGAGTACGTCGAAATCGTCGAGACGTTCGACGAACACCTCGACTACTGGACGCTCAGCACCGACTTCATCGTCGGCTTCCCGACCGAAACCGACGAGGACCACGCCCAGAGCCTCGCGCTCCTGCGCGAGACGCGCCCGGAGAAGATCAACGTCACGCGCTTCTCGAAGCGCCCCGGCACCGACGCCGCCGACATGAAGGGGCTGGGTGGGACGCTCAAGAAGGAGCGTTCGAAGGAGATGACCGACCTCAAGATGGAGGTCGTCGCCGACGCCTACGACGCGATGGTCGGCGAAACCCACGAGGTGCTGGTCGTCGAACCCGGGACGGGCGACTCGGTGAAGTGCTACGACGAGGCCTACCGACAGGTCATCGTCCGGAACGCCCCCGAGCACGGGATCGAGGTCGGAGACTTCGTGGACGTCGAGATTACGGGCCACAGCACGGTGTACGCGTTCGGGGAACCGGTCTGAGAGGGTCGAGGTTCCCGTTTTCGCTCGAGACGATTCTGGTCGCTCGTCCGCAGGAGCAACCGCAAAGACGGCGAATGTGACAACTCCGAAAATTCGGACCAACTCGTTGTGAGCCGCGATAACCCGCGTGACTGAACGGCCCCTTTCAGTCTCACCTCGTGGAACCGGTAGCGGGCCGTTACTGCCGGTCGGTGAGTCACTCGTCACTCGCGGTTGATCGACTCGTCGTCGCTCGGGTCGGCCGCGGGGCCGTGCGGCCCCGCGGCGGGTTTGGTTGCCCCGTCGCCTACTCCTCCGTGACCGTGATGGTCCCCCGCATTCCGGCGGCCTTGTGGGCCTGGCAGAA comes from the Halorussus vallis genome and includes:
- a CDS encoding glycosyltransferase family 2 protein; amino-acid sequence: MGEDGSTPTDGATRPSDAAAGAEDRTDEDETPPENRRETTDRPTVSVVVPTYYRNDRLRAALSSVADQTYRPVELLVVDGSGEAHARPVVGDFAGEVADDSYFEWTYVPQKRDRGPQAARSLGVDRAAGSYVQLLDDDDRLRPGKFAAQVPRLEAEDDVGVVYCALADEEWGEIRPDDPIRGDALERALRIDTFPAIPSSMLIDAGVLADLLPLGNRHGADDSGTKIELARRTEFDYVDEVLVERGKPDDPLSSSWAHVEGRKRLVEKYADLYERFPPDVRATAVRQTYYRQGRKHLEEKPWSAAAVASLALAAYHTPEDRPEYVRDAAAAVFGRPGMAVADALG
- a CDS encoding DUF302 domain-containing protein, with the translated sequence MREPDRRRILRAALAGTGLTLAGTSAAQDDGGGDSSGQDDGGNDDGPGDDDQNGDDSTGDDDDPDDGDDDDDDDDGLVTVANDRSFDRTVERIIADVRNRENLTLVETVDHARNAERVGEDVRPATLLVFGDSALAARLMQASPTVGVDLPHKLLVWEDDGSTYVTYDDPDYLADRHDVDDLEGPLNRLSGTLQSLATGED
- a CDS encoding ribose 1,5-bisphosphate isomerase, with product MTTSEPEVHPTVAEVAEDIADMEIRGAATIADAAAEALTAQAEDSDAADPETFRAEMRAAARRLVETRPTAVSLPNSLRYVLRGMEGQTVENLRESVLDSAAEFRTELDQAQDNLGRIGANRLRDGDTVMTHCHSTDALSCVEHALDQGKDIRAVVKETRPRKQGHITARWLREMGVPVTLIVDNAARRYLDEVDHVLVGADSIAADGSVVNKIGTSGLAVNARERGVPIMVAAQTLKLHPDTMTGHTVEIEMRDEREVLTDEEEAEINGEVGAEGLAVENPAFDVTPPRYVDAIVTERGQFPPESIVTLMRELFGDQQGGEPWEE
- the deoC gene encoding deoxyribose-phosphate aldolase — translated: MDEADLAAKIDHTVLGPETTLDDVKRILDEAQEYGMNACIPPCYVAEAAEYTPDVTLATVIGFPHGQNATAAKREEAAIADADGADELDMVINVGRLKAGEREAVREDIEEVVAAVPIPVKVIIETALLSDDEKRAACEAAKEADAAFVKTSTGFADGGATVADVELMSEYLPVKASGGVGNYEQAKAMLDAGAERIGASSGVEIVEDFRENY
- a CDS encoding mechanosensitive ion channel family protein, producing MNVPQIVLQADGGPLGNLPGWLGNALSDIVAALPRLLGAIVILIIGWIVGAALGKVVAGVADRIGLDGYARDTPLGRMMGGSRDALSNFLGKVTAWFIYALAILAAANTLAIPILSQWIATAVSYLPAFIAGLLVIIGGFIVADFIGDAINRTRAAAQTAYTQYFATGVRMFLYFTAVVIGLDTMGIDVQILYLFARALAWGLAAGLALAIGIAFGWGGHDYVANHIGEWAGRARQGAPTSQSQSETTGDD
- a CDS encoding tRNA (N(6)-L-threonylcarbamoyladenosine(37)-C(2))-methylthiotransferase, whose protein sequence is MARYHIETYGCTSNRGESREIERRLRDAGHHRVDGPDAADVAILNTCTVVEKTERNMLTRAKELEDETADLIVTGCMALAQGEEFQSAGVDADVLHWDEVPTAVTNGECPTTTPDAEPVLDGVIGILPIARGCMSDCSYCITKRATGKIDSPPVEENVRKARALVHAGAKEIRITGQDTGVYGWDKGERKLHELLSRICDIEGDFRVRVGMANPKGVHGIREELAEVFAENEKLYNFIHAPVQSGSNDVLGDMRRQHQVDEYVEIVETFDEHLDYWTLSTDFIVGFPTETDEDHAQSLALLRETRPEKINVTRFSKRPGTDAADMKGLGGTLKKERSKEMTDLKMEVVADAYDAMVGETHEVLVVEPGTGDSVKCYDEAYRQVIVRNAPEHGIEVGDFVDVEITGHSTVYAFGEPV